TGTAATGTGCCTGTTATTACCTTAAGATTATGATTACTTACCTTCGTACCTCTGGCCTGTTGTCGTCACATATGTGCGGAGGGGGCGGGGAGCAGAAAGACGCTACCTGCTGTgctcggctgcggctgcggctgcggctgcggctgctgtgtgGCTTGTGCCGGGGGCAATGTGtggcattttcatttaaatgggTGCCCCACAAAGTAATTGAAATGTAGCCATGAAGTGGACCAGATCTGGCCCAGAACCTGCCGTCTCCCTGTACACTGTTCGCAGTTTCTGCAACTTGTTTGTCTTGGCAACACCTTAAAGAGTTAACCACTCGCGTTGACTACTCTGTGGTCTGTGGCACAGCAAGCGGTCTacaacttgttgttgtcaacatcgtcgttgtcgtcgtcattcttctcatcatcatcatcatcatcgtcagcatcattatcatcatcattgtcGCATCAGTTTTCAGGAGTTCGGTTTTTTGCCGCCTCGTGAGTTGATTTCCAAAAGTCGCGCCTAAGTGGCCTCATTTTGACATCTTGCTTTAACATTGCAGATGGGTCTGGGACTTGGGTATGTGCCTGGCACTGACCAACGGCCAGCTGAGGCTGCACAAAAGTGAGTGATACATGGCGGACATTGTCTGCAATAAATACTTAATGCCTACCAAAAATATACACATTAAAAGTCAAAGTCAACCCGGCCGCAGTGGCAGCCGCATTGACGTCTTCATCTGGGCCGCGTCTGGCGGTTTTCATTGCcatttttggtatttcaattaaatttttttatgacAACATCAAAACTCTATCATAATTCTAAATGTCTTGACATGAGCTTTGCGTCTTTGTCTCAGCGCACAAAGCAATGCGAggcaatttttcttttttcttttttttttaaaaattcctGCACAGTTTTGGAAGAGAGGGTGGCCAGGAGAGTTAAGCCCCAATTGATTCTGATTATCCACAAGCAAGTTCCTTAATTTGATAATTGGAACAGtaaaaatttctatatatagtGCTAGAAGAAATTACCCGGGCTCGACCGAAAAAATGAATAGCAAAGAAAGATGCTTAGTTTTTATATTACACGCCTATTCATTCTTTATAATGTTGTTTTCTTTGGTTAGATTTTGATTGTATAACAAAtgtcaaaacaaatataagaaTTTTAAAACACTGCTGGACTTGAACCGGTCACTTCTCGATTGTTAGTCCGACGCTAAAAATTCTAACACACTCACGCCCCTTTTTCCCCTACTTGAGGGTCGAATTTTCTCACCTTCGAACCAAAAGGAAGCTTTAGTAAAAATGTGCTTTGATCATCATGCTAACTGTTCGTGCCGCCCTCGCGGTAGGGTAtctcttgtttttattattacctTGATGCTTTTTGTCAGTAATTGTAATGGCTGAAAGCCTGGCCAACCACTTAAACTTCAGACTGTTTGCCTCTCTATAGACTCGCCGGCTGAGCTGAGTTTCTTGCTCGTTTAATGATGTGTGAGCCTGGAATTTTGCGCGCGGTTTCTGTGAAGTAGTGGCCGGTGCCTGGTCCTGGTCCTGGTCGCGGTCTCGGTGCCGACTGACTGGCATAccaatttataatttcttttaataaagTTGACATTCAGCTCGGCCTGCTGGTTCTTGCCTCTTTGTATTTTATTCTCTTTTTTAGCGTCTGGCCGAGTGGATCATGATCGCAAGAGCgtcgcctcgcctcgccttGCCAAAGGTGTTGAACTTCTCGCGCCTGGCATTTCGGCACTTTTTCCCCAATCCCCAACGCTTGCCGACCGTCACAGCTGCCAGCTGGGCGTCGTCTAACATATGCGACTTGGCAGCCACCCTATTGAGCAGCCCAAATGTCTTCCGCTGAGGCCATTTGTTTCATCCGCAGgactcacccacacacacacacacacacacacacgtgtctGTAAATTCCGCAAATATCCGCTATCCGTTTCCTTTATACgagatttatttattgtgcttATCAGCATGTGcaaatctttaaatttaaaaaaaaagactcaAAAGAATTCGCCTGCTTCCGCTTCGCACATCGGTTACAGTCCAAAGCCCATCTATTCAAGCGCAGCGCTTTGACCATATTAGCACCCAATTCCGATTTCGAGTCCGTCCCGCACCACCCTCCTCCCCGCCCCATGGCTGTGTGCGTTTATCTGTTatccaaaaaaacaaaaaaaatgtatataaaaattgcTTTAAACTAAGGCACTAAGCACTTTTGGCCCGGCACAACTTTGTCAAGCGCACATAACAAAGTGTTATGTGCCTTCTAACTAACAGAATGTGCCCGTAAAAATACCCTTTCAACGCACCGCAACCCCATTTCACACACCTATAAATGTACCAGGCACAGTGGTAAGAAGCtgctattttaaaattattacatttatatTAGATATATAATACGTAACTGAGcagaattataaaaatatccCTAAAATTTGCACATGTTTTCATCTTAATTATTTATTCTATATAcctccatatatatacatatgcagtCCCACACATATTTCAAGTTCTATCGACATTGATTATAGCTCCTATTATAAAGATTAATTGAAAAGAAGcatatttaatcttcggcgaAGAGAGCAATTCTCCTTCGTTTACTCATAGTATTTCCTCAgattttcaatataatatatctatatacaagTATTCCCTTTTGAGCATATTGACATAGTTGGTAACACTGTGCGCCAGGCAATGTCACCACAGTTCTGCGGGGTGGGGATGGTAGTGTGAAAAAAAGTACATTTTTCAAATGTAACGCTTTTCGTAGCATGCTTAGCGGGGCGAGTGAAAGTCGTTGCCACAACTTTTGAGTGTGTTCGTGTGTAttgagggagagggagagggggggggggggggggggagggatGGACAGAGACGGGGTATTAAGTCGTGGGTGTGTGGATATCATTGTAGCTCTCTGCGCTGTGTTgatttttatagttttgtcTAGGAAAACAGTTGCAGATACTAAACCGCCCGTTTTTGTGGTCGTTTTGTTTTCTGGACCATTTGCGTTTTGCTCTTGTATTGTGTgtctttctgtgtgtgtttatgtgtgtgtgtgtgtgtgtgtttgcatcaAGTTGTAAATTTGGCGATTAGCACCCCTTTGTGAGTTGGTCATATGGGGCAATCTAACAGCCAAAGGCTGGGCAAGATGCGCGCCGTCTGATAAGTTTGCTCAAAATTAGCATAGGCCGACGGCTGGGCCCGTGGAGCAAGGAACAGGAGCTGCAACTGGACGTGGCCagaaaggcagcagcagcagcagtagcagcagccaGCGGACACTCAAAGCAACAAACGGCGATGAtcttgtcgctgctgctgctgttgctgttgctttatgaataaaacattttggctgGGTGAACGTGGTCCACAGTAGCAGCCGCCTCGGAATCGCAATTGAATCGAACTGCGGTTGCAACTGCGAACTGCGGCTGCAActgccagcagcagttgctaCAAATGTTTTACAAGCTTTTCAGCGCTtcgtttttcttgttgttgttgctgttgtcgttgttgtgggccattgttgttggtgttggaGCAGCAGTTCCCGGAAACAATTCAGTTTGAAAAAAAGGCGAGCGAAAAAAAAGTGCAGGCCCGGTCTTGTGCTCGCAGTCGCAACATTATGAACATGGCCAATAAATCGTGAATTGTTCGAATGCTCGAAATGTTGCATGTTTGATTTCTGCGCCACTTGCATTTACTTTATGATATTATAACCCGGACAACGTTTGACATTTGGCGCTCTTTATTTATGATAACAGCCCACCAGTTTTTCCCCACAAGCTCGCCAATTCGCAGTTTGTCAGCATTTTGTCGCCGACTTTCGTTGAAGAGTCTTTTATACTTATTTCATTTCTCTCATCTCGCGACCCAAAGCTGCAGGCGTTCATTTCCAGCTATATAACTGAAAAATTCGTCGCACGGCAGGAAATGAGTCTTAAATCTATATACATGCCCTGTAGTCGCGTAACAAGAAGGGTATACCCATTAAGAGACACGTCTTTAATTCTCTCTACTGTCAGTCAAAACCTCAATTCGTATACTCAGAAAATTACTCAAGCTGAGtaaaagttattttatttttattttttttttttttgacaatttttcaCTTTATCTTTTTTCTGCCTGCAGGCGCCACAGGACGGGGTTTGTGGGCGTGGATGCATCGAGGCTTGCTCGCCATCGTCGTGAATCTCACGTTCTCAAGGGCTGGGCAGCCAGGGAGAAGGGAGCCGCAAATTGGTTTAAGTGTGGCAGCAGTTACAGTGTAACTCTTGCCCGcaggcaataaaaaaatatttttatttatgtgcatatcatattttttttaagtgtttTTCTAGTTGTGTGTCTGCCGGGCTAGCCCGTTAAATGAGCCGCGAAAATAGTTTCCGTCGCTGCGTCCTGGAAATTGCATGCTAACGGTAAAGCGGAAAAATTGCGAGTTTTCACTTAAGCTGTTCAACTGATTGAGTTCCGAATAGCGAAGGGCGCGTCTCAGATGTTTTCAACGTGAAATTTGTACAAAATGCAACCAATAACCTATTTTCGTTAAGTATTTctgcatatttttataattaaattttttctatttaccTTTGAAgagagtattataatttgaGCATAAAATGTTTAACGGTTAAAAGGACATTTATGGCAGgcagtaaatatttatgtcgGAACCGGCcgaatcggaccactatatcttattttctttttcatttttcaactTATCTTAAGAAAAGTCGGCTTCCCTGGTAGTAAATTCTTATTAACATATAAAATCTTATTCTACAATTGCCATaagaatgatcggtcgaaaaacaAGCTCTTGTGTTAAAATCATTTTCtgttatacaaaatatattaaccaAACTCAGAAAATACTTCTCTATTTTTCTCACATATCTACATTGCTATAGGACATTATTCTAAAAAAGTATTCAATCTTCGATCTTCTGCCAAAGATATCCTTAATTCCCTTGTAGACATTTTCCTTACGGCTGAGTTCGATGAAAATATCATGGAAAGCAGATTCTTTCAAAGAGCTTAATAATATAGTAATGCGATCTTGAAAAGATTTGGATCATAAATAATAGCATTATTAAAATAGTTAATTCCGGGCTTGGTCAATTtaccttgaaaaacaaaaagttattcctacaaaaaagaaacctactttttgaccgatcgttcttatacAGCTATACGAACCGCAGCTATAACTTTTGGTATATGTACTGCCTGCGATAGAAAGAACGACTTGTGCAAAGATTCAAGACGATAGCATTAAAAATGAGAGAATGGCTCGCATAGAATTAGACAatcggacagacggacgggtGGACAGAAGGACGGATGGGCAGACAGAAATGGGTACATTAGCTAAACTAGAATATTTATACCTACTGGAGTAGGAGATGTCATAAGAGCTTAAATATTGGatgcattgcttcacaggaaTAGTAAGATAAGTAGGTGCTACCCAAGCTTAActagatatatattaaaattacttatagagcaaaaaattatgtatcaAGTTATATTAACCTTATGAAAGGCGTAAAAGTTGAATTCAGACGAGATATAACTATTAAATCTCTATAAAATGGTGCCAAGTTTTATCAAGATAATAACATCAGCGAGTGTATATAAAGCTAAGCGATAGGTAGCTTAGAACTATACTCATGGGTGGAATATTtcgtattattattaaaatttgccCACCATACAAGTTAACCAATTTGTGGGTAGTACCTGAAAGCCCACACccatatttgatttaattaaaactcaCGCACTCAACCGTTGAGAACTGGATGCAAATGaattgcaaaaacaaacagctaAACAGAATCAATCAAGCGTGTCTCCATGCCGAACAGATTTCGCCCTGGGCCAGAGGTTGCGTTTATCGAGCTTTCTCTTCGTTTGATTAGCTTTCAACGGCTTCGAACTTCCGcctgaaaatgaaaatgtttattaataattttcacTTTTACATAACATttggtagcagcagcagcagtagcagcagcagcagtagcagcagcagcagcggcagcagctgctggttAAGTAACCACACCCAATGCGCCGCCATATGGTGCTGGGCCCGCCCCCAATGCGTTCTATGTACAGAGTAGGCAGACTATTGTCGTCTCGCTCACGCCGCCTGCCCATTGGATGCAGCAACTAAACCGGTTTATGCCCGTTTCGCAATCCGTTGGCCAATGCCAAGGAACAGCCATTTTCCAGCGACAGCTGTGGTGCCTGGCTAAATAAGAGCAGCAACTGTTGTgtcatatgtatatgcagcATATAAACGGAGCCAACTGTCTGCGGGTTGGGTGGTCTGCGCAAGTGCTCCACTTGGGCACTTGGGAGGCAACTCCAGTTCGCTGCGTTGCTCAGCAGTTGTCCAAATGTTTGTGCACAGATGCTGCTAACTGGGTGGCAGCAAACGGAGTCAAAGCGCTGTCCAACGTATGCGGCAAGATGCTACATCAACTGCTGAGTACCGCCAGTTGcattgatttttataccctgtcgACTTGAGTGCAGGAGAGGTACTTAGGTGTCTGCTATATGGTGGGCTTGGATAAGTGTTGCTACAGTTGTCCTGTTTGTTGATTAAATTTCCCGGTCTTAAGAAAGAATTTTCCATGTTGAGGTATCCTTCCAATGCAATTAGCACCAAAGAGTAACATGGAAGATCCAAGGAATATTATCTAAGTATTAATATTAACACttaatttttcttctttttttttttaaatatactaTATTCTGCGTTCACTATTTTGCTGTTCCATTTCGTAAGTGTACATATTAAGTTTGTTatcagtgtttttttttttttttttttttaacaattttgagttatacattattttttgtatatacaaaaaaagtttttttttcgttgttgtgggtgtgtttgtggCGAGTTAAAAAATGATAGGGATAAatcataaatcaaattaataatccAAATCATTCTTGAAAATAACACTTAACAGCTAAAACGCGTAACGCATTCTAGCCATATTTGGAGTCCATCGAGATCTTGATCTCTGCGTCCTTCGCTTGTTTCTAGTGATTACGCAGCGCCTCGTTAATGACCCGCAATATCTCAATTTGCAGATCAGTAAAAGCCACGGGCTCCAATTGGGCACTGCGTATTTTCATGGCAACGGCCTTGAAGAAGGCACCGATTTCATCCTCCTCTGCAGCCATAGAACAAGCGCCCATTGGAAAGACAGCCTGACTAGATGTTGATGGCGTATTGGCCGTATTTTGAAAGCGTGTGCTGGTCGAGGTGGGCGTGTGCACCTCCAGCTTTTGTGTATATTCGCCAGCTgcttgtagttgttgttgcaactgctgctgctgctgctgttgctgctgctgtggctctaGGCTGCTGCCCGTCTCATTGAGCGGCTCCGACTTGGATAGGGCATTGCTCACGCTTTGCACGGCCAAATAAACGGAATCATCATTATGCTCATAGTTAACTacatgctgttgttgctgttgctgttgtgtagGTTGTTCGGGTGTTGGCGTCGTTTCCATATCCTCGTTTTCGTTCTCCTCACCCTCATCATCATGCACCACATCGCCGTTTATATAGTTTTCTATATCCATTTCATCGTAACTGGCCACGCACAGCTCGCTGGGCTGCTGCAcattctgctgctgttgctgctgcattgaGGCAGACAGTTCGACTTTGTGTGGTCCCGATAGCGGCGGCAGTGTGGACATATTAAGCTGGGATGAGCTACTGGGTGATGTATCCAAGTTGCTCGACTGCGGCTCGGAATGCTGCAATGGCGATTCGGCCATATGCTCCTCAAGTTCGTGCTTGGGCAGTAGCATGTTCAGCGAATCTCCATCACTGCAATCGCCATTAAACAAATCACAATTAGTTACTCGTTTGTAAACTCCGTATACATTTAACTACTCACAGCGACTTTTGTTGAATATATTTCTGTAGAAAGCCGAGGGAATCATAGTGCTTCCAACGCGACGTGGCGTCGATATGCACCTGCGTTTTCAGACGTTTGTACTCCCGCGCATATTGGTCCCGCAGTGCCTTCCACTTCTGCCGGCATTGCTTgactataattattataagaTATATTTAGTACAATGTTGAATATTAAAATGCACTAGAATTTTGGGCAACAACCTGGCTTCTTAAGTTTTCGCGCTATTTCATCCCAGATTTCCAGCTTTAGTTTGACATTGCGATAGTTTTGATTGCTATAGTTGTAGATCATGTCCTCCTGCTGTATCAGTGTGATCAGCTCCTTCTCAAAGTAGCTCTCCATATTGAGAAATGTGTGTATTGGATCATCGTCCTCCTCATCGGCATTCGTTTGATGATTGTGCGTTGACGATTGACTCACAACGTTGGCAGCATTTACGCAGTCCACAAACTCATTGTAAAGCGTATTCCCAGAAGTCTGATTCGGCGTCTCGCAGGTGACCGTTATGGAGGTGGTAGAGCCAATGGCATTGCCACTTGCATCAGTCAAGTAATTCCAATTGGTTTCCTGCTGtgacggctgctgctgctgctgctgctgttgctgctgttgctgctgctgcatgatTTGGCTAGCGAAGAATGCGTTGATGCCGCGCGACGTATCCGGTTTCTTATCAAGAGCATCCGTTACTGTTGTCACCGTCGTTGTTGATGTCGGCACAAAGCTGCAGTTTTCCAGCAGCGAGCTACTTCGTTCCTCTATTTTGATGTTGGCAAATTTGCCGCATTCGGTGGTCAGATTAAGATTTtggctgctgctattgctgttgctaaATGAATTGTTATTGACGTTGGCCCTGCTGCTGTTCGTGGCTGTGCTCATATTGGGCAGCGACATCGACGACAAATTTCCATTGCTGTTCTGCCCGCCACGTGATCGATAGCTGCAAGTGCGCATTTATAGACACAGATGTGACATAGAAATTATGTGTCCGTACGTGGCTCAACTTACTTGCGTGAGAGCGCATAGGGACGCAGAAAGTCCAGCTCCTTGAAGTACTTCCATTTGACGTTGCCTTTGGTATTCGTTTTGGAGCGTTTAAGCTCGCGGCAATATTGGTCCCTCATGGCCTTCCACTTGGCCTTACATTGAGCATCTGTTTGTCGACAATAAACTGTTTAGCattgatttataattaaaaaggGCGGCACAGCCATATCACCTGTCCAGCCGACATGGCTGCCAATTTCACTCCACTTTTCATCCTTGCTCTTAGTGCTGCGATAGAGCTGATGCTTGGGATTGTAAAGAGCCTGCTCCTGCGATACCATCGATATGAGGATTAGTTCCTTGGGTATGTTTACCACATTCTCGCAAAGGCTGTCCATGCTGCTGAGATTTACAAGCTGTGCCTGTGCCGCGACGCCAACCAGACTTCCCgcgtgctgctgcttctgttttAGCATTTGCGCCACATCCTCGGCTTTCGTCATATCCGTGTCCATGGGGCTTTGCCGCTCGAAAGGCAGCGAAACGCGTTTTATATTAACAAGGGTTtcagattgttgttgctgctggtgttcCTGCATTTGCGCCACTCCACTTGCACATGGTATGGTTTCCATTATGCGCTTTAAGATTAGTACCTGTTCCTGCGGCTCATTTTGGCGACTGGCTGTTGagttaattattaaaatcaaatgcagCAAATCCTTGCGGCCACAAATTCTCTTGCGACTGAACAGCTGTCAAATAGCACGCTTAACAGCTGTGCGTTTGTGCTCGCTTcgtatcgatatatatcgattacTTTTGCAATACTAAGTTAcgtatattatatgtattatcTCTTATTTTCCATACAAATGACAAATGACAAAATAACTGTCACCAGTTTTGGAGTTTTTGTTAaacttgataaaaataaaatcttagCTTGCGCTACCTGAAAGATCGATTAACATTCTGTTAAGCAGGCACGAGTATTTCTGTTAAGTGACCATGCAGTGCTGCAAAGTGCTAAGTTCTGAAGAGTTGGCAGCCCTCATTATTGCGCATGCGTGTGTTTGTAAAGCGCGCGCAGGTTTTGAATATTTCTGAAGATGTGTAATTGCTTTTGTCCAACTACTAATCCAATTAGTTAATTGCATTAACGTCTCGGTTAGTATCATAACAGTgtaacttaaatatttatttcgacATTAGTTTGTGTTGCGACGCGTTCTTGATTGGTCTTGTGCGCTGTAACGTTTATTCGCTGcgatttaaaatttaatgcgCAATCATGCCGAAAATTGATCCAGAAACCCAAGGCCTCTACGATGAGATCAATGGCATGATACAAAAGTTTAAGGTTACACCTTGATAATCTCTTTAAGAATTATAAAACTCTTAATTCCATctaattgttatttaaattccCTAGGATGATCAAAATGCTAAGGCGGATTGCACACTGGCAGACAAATGCGGTGACATGGGCGATGTGCCCAAAATACGATTTTCTTCGAAAAAGATCTTAAAAGGGCACATAAACAAGGTGAACTCGGTGCATTTTGCGGGCGATTCACGCCACTGTGTCACCGGCTCATTGGATGGCAAACTGATCATTTGGGACACCTGGACGGCCAACAAAGTGCAAATTATACCATTGCGCTCAGCTTGGGTAATGACCGTTGCTTTCTCGCCGTCGGGCAACTTTGTGGCCTGCGGTGGCATGGACAACCAATGCACCGTCTACGATGTGAACAATCGTGATGCCTCTGGAGTGGCCAAAATGGTGCGTGAGCTAATTGGCTATGAGGGATTTCTAAGCTCGTGTCGTTTTCTGGATGATGGCCATTTGATAACCGGTTCGGGTGATATGAAAATGTAAGTTGACAACAAGTTCAGGCATGCTGGCCTATTAGGCCTGACTATTCACGGATTACAGCTGCCACTGGGATTTGGAGAAGGGCGTCAAGACTATGGACTTTAATGGGCATGCTGGCGATATTGCGGGTCTTTCATTGTCACCCGATATGAATACTTATATAACCGGCTCAGTGGACAAAACTGCCAAGTTGTGGGATGTACGCGAACAGGGACACAAGCAAATGTTCTTCGGTCACACCATGGATGTGTCCTCCGTTTGCGTAAGTTACCCAAAATTATCTGCCTATTGTTCGATTCCTTTTCGATTTGCATTTGTGGTTTCCAGTATCATCCAAGCGGTTTTGGCTTCGCCTCCTGCTCGGAGGATCAAACGGCACGCATGTACGATTTGCGTGCAGACCAACAAATTGGACTCTATGAGCCGCCCCAGAAGAACACGGGCTTCACCTCGTGCGGTGCGTGTTaccattattgttgttatgctTTTATGCTTCTCTTTTGTGCTTCTTGGTTCGCCTTGACTTTAGACAGTTTCTAATCTGATTTTGTGCCCATTAGCTCTATCGACCAGCGGTCGCTACTTATTGTGCGCCGGCATTGAGGGCAGTGTGCACTCGTGGGATGCAATGAAGCAACGGCACACGGGTAGGTGGCAAACGTGGACGGCTTCAATTGCCATTTGACTGGTATTGATTTTCGTCATTTACCATTTTCGTTGTCTCTTTCGCCAGGCACGCTGTCTGgacatgaaaatcggataactTGCATCAGCCTGTGCCCCAATGGCATGTGTCTAGCCTCGACCAGTTGGGATCAACAAGTGCGCCTGTGGCTCTAATTGAGGCACATTCCACTTTCGACACTCCACACTTGGTTCAATTTACATAGATTAATGgcattattaaaaaatctttGTAGCTTATTACTTGGAGTAACAACCACATGATATTGAGAATAAAGTGCATGAAAAATTATCACCAAAATATCCAGGATGATCGCTTAAACGCGAGCTTAGGTAAATTTGGTAAGGATAGCTAATACAGTAGTAGagacatatatttttatccaGCCAAAAATTCATTGACGCTTCATGCATgcaagcatacatacatgcaagcatacatgcatgcaagcatacatgcatgcaagcatacatacatgcatacaagcatacatacatgcatgcataagtacatacatgcatgcactcatatatgcatgcatacataaatacatgcatgcatgcaagcatgtatatatgcgtgcgtacatacatgcatgcataaatacatgcatgcgtacaaaaatacatgcataaatacatatgcataccaTAAATACATATCAACCAAAGCctgaaaaacttttttcaatcCATGAGTACGCAGAGAAGGGCAATATTAAAGGGTAGGTAAAAAGGCATAAAATTGGTATAAGAGGGCATGAGtaaaaacacacatacatacatacatgctaGGAAATATATGCATACGAAAATACATGGAAAATAAAAAGGTACTGTTCAATTATCCATTCGAACTTATAAATCATTCATAATTCAAGATGAAAGAATTACTACGATGCCTTCTACGAATCTTACTAATCTCTGAGGATTTGATGCAATGGATATTGTGGTATATAAGACTCCAAACGTTGATGGCGACGCAGTGAGCATTCCTGATAATCCATCCATTTTACATACTTTTTGTCATGGCACATCTCCGAGTTGGCCTTGATGAACAGATCGTGGCGCAGTTCCATGTAGAATGCACGATTCGAATGCTCGTGCTTATGTACATGACGATCAAGCCATTTCATCACCTTGTGCTCACCATATGGAATAGTGGTACCGGTGCAGACAGTGCTCAACTTGATGTTTATGGGATCATAATTCTTTACTGGATTTGAGGCAACGCTAACACGTTTATTTTCCTTGCGGTCCTTGGTGTGTCCGGCGTCCATTAGTTGATTGCCAAATGTTATAACCCATGGATTATATTCCAAGGGACCGAATTGATCCTCGCTAACTTTAGTCACTGTTTTCTGCTTGCTTGACATAGtagtctgttttttttttgcgcttagCGTCCTCTTATCTGCTTTCAAAAACAGATCTTTTTTATTCAGTTCGAGCTCCAACTGTGAACCGTCCTCTG
The sequence above is a segment of the Drosophila virilis strain 15010-1051.87 chromosome 3, Dvir_AGI_RSII-ME, whole genome shotgun sequence genome. Coding sequences within it:
- the LOC6622981 gene encoding putative uncharacterized protein DDB_G0271606, with the protein product METIPCASGVAQMQEHQQQQQSETLVNIKRVSLPFERQSPMDTDMTKAEDVAQMLKQKQQHAGSLVGVAAQAQLVNLSSMDSLCENVVNIPKELILISMVSQEQALYNPKHQLYRSTKSKDEKWSEIGSHVGWTDAQCKAKWKAMRDQYCRELKRSKTNTKGNVKWKYFKELDFLRPYALSRNYRSRGGQNSNGNLSSMSLPNMSTATNSSRANVNNNSFSNSNSSSQNLNLTTECGKFANIKIEERSSSLLENCSFVPTSTTTVTTVTDALDKKPDTSRGINAFFASQIMQQQQQQQQQQQQQQPSQQETNWNYLTDASGNAIGSTTSITVTCETPNQTSGNTLYNEFVDCVNAANVVSQSSTHNHQTNADEEDDDPIHTFLNMESYFEKELITLIQQEDMIYNYSNQNYRNVKLKLEIWDEIARKLKKPVKQCRQKWKALRDQYAREYKRLKTQVHIDATSRWKHYDSLGFLQKYIQQKSLDGDSLNMLLPKHELEEHMAESPLQHSEPQSSNLDTSPSSSSQLNMSTLPPLSGPHKVELSASMQQQQQQNVQQPSELCVASYDEMDIENYINGDVVHDDEGEENENEDMETTPTPEQPTQQQQQQQHVVNYEHNDDSVYLAVQSVSNALSKSEPLNETGSSLEPQQQQQQQQQQLQQQLQAAGEYTQKLEVHTPTSTSTRFQNTANTPSTSSQAVFPMGACSMAAEEDEIGAFFKAVAMKIRSAQLEPVAFTDLQIEILRVINEALRNH
- the Gbeta76C gene encoding guanine nucleotide-binding protein subunit beta-2, producing MPKIDPETQGLYDEINGMIQKFKDDQNAKADCTLADKCGDMGDVPKIRFSSKKILKGHINKVNSVHFAGDSRHCVTGSLDGKLIIWDTWTANKVQIIPLRSAWVMTVAFSPSGNFVACGGMDNQCTVYDVNNRDASGVAKMVRELIGYEGFLSSCRFLDDGHLITGSGDMKICHWDLEKGVKTMDFNGHAGDIAGLSLSPDMNTYITGSVDKTAKLWDVREQGHKQMFFGHTMDVSSVCYHPSGFGFASCSEDQTARMYDLRADQQIGLYEPPQKNTGFTSCALSTSGRYLLCAGIEGSVHSWDAMKQRHTGTLSGHENRITCISLCPNGMCLASTSWDQQVRLWL
- the LOC6622149 gene encoding uncharacterized protein, encoding MNTLNLHVFLFGIFYCLFMVPEAVSLPIARTTVDFNGPTEDLFEIEPNAKRNSGSVLTTISGKQETEVTLNIPELVSVPEARPTDDFNWSRMSYFGRTEDGSQLELELNKKDLFLKADKRTLSAKKKQTTMSSKQKTVTKVSEDQFGPLEYNPWVITFGNQLMDAGHTKDRKENKRVSVASNPVKNYDPINIKLSTVCTGTTIPYGEHKVMKWLDRHVHKHEHSNRAFYMELRHDLFIKANSEMCHDKKYVKWMDYQECSLRRHQRLESYIPQYPLHQILRD